Proteins from a genomic interval of Schistocerca cancellata isolate TAMUIC-IGC-003103 chromosome 8, iqSchCanc2.1, whole genome shotgun sequence:
- the LOC126094861 gene encoding uncharacterized protein LOC126094861 — translation MKGGLVLLIAGVLLVAYCTPLAAADDGDEVVEEVDENRDADDDDGDSIADDDDYVIDHEEGPNAESRRALKGAHARAGHAKHARAGSRHAAGRAAVRPHARSGAARRAAHRA, via the exons ATGAAGGGAGGCCTCGTCCTGCTGATTGCTGGTGTGTTGCTCGTGGCGTACTGCACGCCGCTCGCTGCTGCAGACGATGGCGACGAAGTGGTGGAAGAAGTAGATGAAAACAGAGACGCTGATGACGACGACGGCGACAGCATAGCAGACGACGATGACTACGTCATCGATCATGAGGAGGGTCCAAATGCAGAGAGCAGGCGGGCACTCAAAG GTGCTCACGCCCGGGCTGGCCACGCCAAGCATGCGAGGGCAGGCAGCCGACACGCTGCGGGCAGAGCTGCAGTCAGGCCCCACGCCAGGTCAGGCGCCGCCCGCAGAGCCGCCCACAGAGCGTAG